The region ctttaaatcacacCACAGACTACTGCTGTGTGCCACAATGGTGCTGTTAAAACAAAAGTTTCTTGTAATTCTAAATAGCACTTTGTAACCTTTCATGGCTGCATTTTCTAAAAAGCATCACTCGCACCAAATTCAAAGTCTctgtacttaatcttaattttactttttgattAAGGAAAATTACAGTTCACAGAGACACATATTGAGAAATACCAATGTGAAATACAAAATTTACCCTATATTCATTATGCAAAGAACAAACCAGTTATTCACTGAATACTTTACCAATTCAATAACTCACTTTTCTCCTCCACTGAGGCTCTGAAGTCTCATTTATGCTCAGATATATTCAAAATATGACTTGTAAGGATGTGCCCCAGTAGGTTTGACAAAAATGCAGCGAGGCCTTGTAGGTGATGCTGATGCAAAATTTTAGAATTTCAGTAGATAAGACTTCGGTTTattggcatattaaaaaaaataataatgcaatatgGTGAGTCTTAAGAACAATTTTtactacacttaaaaataaagaaacactcGGGTttcctaaagaacctttcagtgaacagcaCTCAATATAGGCCTaaactttttttgtaagtgtaaaGAACagtttaataatctgaagaaccttttgtacaatggaaaggttccatggatgttaaaggttcttcactgaGCCACTGATGACAATAAAGGACCTTTACTTTTAGGTGTATAAGGtaattttaaagttcttttttggACACCATTTACTTTAATTACATGGAAGAAAGCAGCATAAACATCTTTCCTAACATCTCCTTTTTGTGCTCCAAAATAGTGAAATAAGTTTGCAGCAAtgtgagggtaaataaataatgacagaattttcattttggggagaacTATCTCTAACAAAGCTCCATAATCATCTCACCTCATCAGACTCCAGTGCCATAGACTCCACCCGCTCCGAGTTATCCAGCAAATCCTGCAACTCGGGCTGGCTGAGGTCTTGAAGCTTCTCCATTGATTTGCTAGGACAGCTGAGGAGCAACAGCAAGTTTACTTGTGTGTGCTAATAATTTACTAATTACATTACAGTAGGTTtggattggaacaacatgagtaaatgatatcagacatttcatttttgggtaaactatccttttaaattgaAGTAGGCCAGCAGTTTATACTTGGCATGTGTCATTTTGGATATCAAAGCACTACTTTAAGACTGACAGGTAATCCAGATCACATATGACAGTCTTCTGTCATTCAGACAACACATGTAACAGTGGATTACTTTAAGTATATGGCTACGAATTATGCTAATGAAGCTAAGATTAAGTCTACCTGCGTGGTATTTCATAAAAAGAATCCGCCAATACTTACAAGGTACAAGCAAATCAAAGTCCTCTCCGCACAGTGCTCATGGAAAAACATCAAACTTTAACTGGAAGCGAGTGACCTAAAGATACAGACGGACGCGCTAGACCTAAAAACGTCTTCCGCGTTAAACCCGCTTCCTGCCAGAAACACTTCACTTACGTGACCGTATCTGTGCCAGGTGTAGCGCGTCGTTTAGCGCGACAGTGTGACACTATTTTCCCGAAATTGTTCCGGGAGACAGGAATCTCCCCGCGGTTAGCAGGACGGCTAGCTCACTTAAAAGAGAGCAGTTGAGCAAGGCGGGTTGCTATTCAATACAAAACGGCGTCGGAcgaaataacaattcagaaagaCATCATAATGTGTGTCCGGTAAAGCCGCGTCGATGTCAATTCGAGCAAAGTAGTCCAAATAAAGGTTAATTGACAGGCTATATTCCTATTCTTAAGGAAAAGTTTCACTTCTCGTTGACAGATATCGTGGCCATCTTTGGGCGAAACCATTGTCGATATTGTCTAGGGAAGTGAGATATGTTTAAAACACCCTAAAAACACAGCTTACATTTTTTGACGAGAATGTTACATTTAGTTTTAGAGTATGAGTTAAATAactatgtaaaaaatgtataatggagAAAATGAAATGACATTCGCATCATTTCGTGGAAATATCAAAGTGTTTCCCATAACTTTGATTTTATATGGTATCGTCGCATGTGCAGCTGACTGAAAGGGAAACCCCGACGTGACGGGAATATTCCACATGTGACATGGCAGCAAGGTTGGTCCTAATATTTCATCAGAAATGcaacatagattttttttaatatagaagtTTAATATTTCAGAAAGAATGGTCTCACACATTTACAGATATAAGCACTAAAGAGACATTATTTTAGCGCTTGGAATTACAAGCACTGTAAAGCTGTGTGCTTTCATCATTGTGTTTTACACATTTGATCATATCCATTTCATTTGACACaataatttgtgattttattagttttcggatagttttatttattttttatacttaaaaattacaaagtataaacttacattttcagtaatagtgatttttttttttttttttttttttttttttttgtaaatgacaatattgtaaattcacatttttaagaaGAAGGAAGGAAGAAGAGAAAACAGGGACAGAAAAACAATAGCAGTGATAATGATTTGGAGGCAAAATAGTAATCAAAATATAAAGGATTAGATGCTCATAAAAATATGTGCCTCTCAATGTATCCTCAGTCCTTTAAATGCAGAAAATGATAGAAAACAATGAAGAACCAGAGCTGcaatattataaaacaacagCTGCCCAGAGATGGTTTTGTAAAAAttctgtcaaaacaaaaaaaaagagaagatttaATCAGTTcatgtcctatatatatatatatatataaatatatatatatatatatatatatatatatatatatatatatatatatataaaatcaacttAAAAGTATTCAATAATACATTTGGCCGATACATTCTCCATTAACCATGATGAAAATAGTACTGAACATGTGTACTATGCTGTTTTGTACTGTAGTGGTATCTTTTGGATGAAGTAGGCAGGAagattttaatgtgtaaaacagcccagtttttattttcatttgtgtaactGGCTAATGGCAGGATAAGTCAATAATTTTCACTTACTTGAAAGATCGTTTCTGGACACGTGTGGTATTCAAGGGATTCATGTGAGCATGGAGGGATGTCGAGAGAGGTACTTGCAGCATAACCATACATAATAAGTCCAATCAGTGTCCCCACCAGGCCAGCAAGACCAGAGATCAAACTGTTTTTTAACttacagggaaaaaaacaaaaaacaaaaacaaaaaaaaaaaacatattatttggtATATGTCAGAATAAAGTTTAATTCACAAGCAATAAGAAGCTCTAGTTACTTGAATTTACCAGTTCTCTCTTAGGAGTTCTTTCAGATGCCATACCAAATGATCCAGCAATCAcagactacattaaaaaaaacatcagaattagAAGAGAAGGTTGATCTTACATTAAAGCAATTGACAAAATAAAGTATGCAATTGTACAGAACTTGATTAATGGGCAGTATGTCACTGGGActttttgatttgtgtttatatGCTATGCTTgctttgtgtatgtttatgtattttgtgtttttaacaacTACAGTATCTTAGTAGTGAAATAAACATACCACAGAACCAACACAGAGGGGGcacataaagaaatattttatatcaagGCTGATGTTGTAGGCTGGTATAGTCAGGAGGAGCTGGAACAAACCTAATAATATTGTCGTAAGCTAGAGAGGGAAAACATATGGTGAGAGTAAAAAttcaaacaagaaaaacattaagCAAAACATATCAAAGAAAACGGTTACAGCAAGATCCCAAACTACCATTATCTGTCTTCCTTAATGACAAATTATTTGACCCACATCCACTTACAGCCACCACTTCAGGGTCATAGAACTTGAACAGGCGATGGAATTTGGGAGGATCCAAGTCAGCAGATGGCATTTGGTTGCTTGACATCCTGACAACCCACCTAAAATTCAACTGAggtactaaaaaacaaaaacatttcaaagtccAGATCATTGATTATAATGGCTCCTTATAGACTTAGATAATAGTGAGAGAGTCGGTATGAAACATGATCTGATCCCCCTGGATTAATGGAACGTTTTGCGGGAATACAGATGCTGGTGAAGAAAAACATCTTTGTGAGGAGAGGAAGTGGGCGGatataatacagaaaatgtgtctagagagaagagcagcaCAGCTTGATACAATCCTAAATGCTCAACAGCACTGCAGAGGAAAAGGGTTAGGTTCaagggtagaaaaaaaaaaaacagtacattaCTTGCATTGCCTTAAGTGGGCTGGACTGACCAGATGTCTAAAACAGCTCCAGTTTGCGTTTTTATAAGTTTGTATTCAATCACAAATACACGCGTTAACTATGGCAACCCACTACACAATTGAAATGGGCTTTTTAAAAGCTAGTTTCAggcatcaccaaaaaaaaaaaaaaaaaaaaaaaaaaaaaaaaaaaaaaaactcatgaataCAGCTAGAACGTATTTCACATGTTACTGATAAATATGTCCGgtcaaatgtaattttcattcaaataacGCACCACCGCCGGCGCCTCACCTCGAATGTCGTTTCTGGGAATCGTAGAAAGCTCGTGGCTGAGGGGAACAGGGCTGTTTATGGAGTGATCGAAGACGCTCAATAAAAGCTCCTATGGGGAGAAGGGGGCTGGACAGACCCCTTTTCTAAAAACGCAAGGGTGGGTCTAACTGTTTTTTGTAATAGGGTACAGAGAAAATTGAAGCCCAGATCTTTTCTTTGGAATTGTTGCGCACTTAGAGATTCATTCAAGCAACAATAGAAGGTCCAGCCAGTGGCTACACAACAAACAACTTGAAAGAAGGTGCAGAATccttgcagattttttttttaggtcagtcTCACTCATTCATGTGGAATTCCGCTCTGCGCGTACGTCGAGCTTGTTGTGCTTCTTAAAAGTATTTGACCTTACATACTCAGCTGTGTTCTTCTCTGTCGCACTTGTTATTACTAACTCCAGTATACTTGAAAACGAAGGATGACTTTGACCGTGTCGCCGGACCTCTCAGTGAACACTAGCCCAACTCAGGTAGaggaaaaactacaaaacaaacaaaaagctctCCGGGACAGCATCGAGAAGGGGGAGCCCAAAATATTCGGGGTGAGTGAACGTCGTGTTATGGCTTCAATAATCTTAAAGGGCTCGGCACAGGTTCTCACAGGGAGGTTTTCTGGCACAATTGTATATCTTGAAAGCAAATGGGGGTTCttttcataaatttcataaattaaCTTCACAATGCAAATGTCTTCTCTGTCACAAGAGAAAAGACAATAGATTTGCATACCAGCAAATGAACaatgtgtgtaaatgtacattttctttgCACCTTGCATCTTGTCTTTATATCTGTAAATAATATGCAATTATAGACCTCAAAAATCTCTTAGAGCTCCTGATTCAGGGAACATGgtgattaaaaacacaaacactttaaaaaagaaTTTCCTCTGAAATAATTACTTCTATATTTCCGGTATACGGCTGTTGTTAGGGGGTTTATATTGGCCCCtgcatttttaccattttaaatcacaattttgcCTAGTCGATCATTTAATTTGCCTATACAttacaacatttataattatgttaaataatatttcgtaagaaaatctacatttaaaactacaaatattAGTACAAAACAGTTCTGATTCATGTGTTCCAGTCTTATAAATAAGAAGATTCTgttcttaatatttttagatCTTTATAGATCTTgactatatttaaaatttgtgtaAATGTGAAAGAAGTGCTAAACACTGAATAATTAGAGGaaatatcatttttgtttaaGATACTATCAGAAACAGTTTAACATCACACATCAgctaaaactgatttaaatttaCTCTCATCTACAGTAGATTACAAAAACCCAAGTTATATTTTACTTGATGTATGAAATTCATGCTGATCCACCcctcttttttctgtctctcatAGGTCGCTCAGATAGGAATAGGATTGCTGATCATCTCCTATTCTATTCCTCTGCTCTCCATTGAGAGGACCATGATACTTAACTTTGGTGTGCCATGGTGGAGTGGCTTTATGGTAAATTACACTAATACGTTAGGACATGGTTATATAACAGTTTAAGGTGGTTATAGGAAATGATTTAAAGGAATGTAAAGTAAATTGTATATCCACCAACAGTGGACCCATCACTGaactttatattttgtttctttttttttctttttcaaacagTTTGTCGTTTCAGGCGCAGCTGCAATAGCATTGGAAAAGTATGCCAACTTGAAAGCAGTGAGTTTGAACTTACAGCAAGACAGACAAACTTTTTAGAGATTGGCATATGCCGTTTTTGTATTTCACCCATAATCAAGTGCAAAGGGTCCACATCAGCAGGCATATTCTGTATAACAGaaaatccaaaataaacaaaaaatacaaaataatgatatttgCATTTGTCTTTAGGTCTCTGTTTGTTTGGCAGTCTCTGCTTTGACCATCATCATCTCAGTTATTGCACTTGTCCTATACTATGCTGACATTGCTTTGAATCCGGCAACCGTCTGCTATGAGGGACCATCCAAGATGTGTTACCATCAGTATTATGCCACTGTATGTATCTTGTACCATCATATGTGAGAGTCCTGTTATATTAAACAGTTGTGTATTTTAGTAAGGACTCTTTCTTTAAATCAGCATTTCAGCACAGGATTGAAGACAACTATCTCCATGGTCAGTATGGTCCAGACAGGAATGTCCTCTGCTTTTACAGTTATACTGTATAGTCAGAGGAGGAACTTTACAGGCTATGCGGTAAATATTTAgttagaaaaatgttatgttatatgtgtgtgtgtgttttgttactATTGATTTTGAATTGCCTAATTCATTTATAagttattcaattattaaattcAAAGTAGCCTATGCTTCAAAGGTGAGTTTCTAATGCAGTGaatttctctccttctctctcagaCCGTATCTGAATGACATCCTGCTTAATCCCATGACATTTCTGGATTTAAGTCAGAGGTCCTATCCACTATCTACTTCATATAGCCTACATGTGGGTTTTCTTGTACCAAGTGTTGTTGTATTTTCAGTAAAATTGAATGTgaattatatacttttatataaataatcaaaataaacatataaagattgtttatcattattattattattaaagttccATTTAAAGATGGTCTTCTGTGGTTTTATTTTACAACTTGAACCCGCACCTTGTTCCCACATTCTTTGTTTGTTAGTTAGCctactactatatatattttttttttattaatcttcaaTAAACACAGTCAAAGTACAGTTAGGACTACAATAATACACTTGAAAACATAAgtcacatacaaaaaaattatatgtatacaaAATACACATGGGGGtaaacattatgtaaatatattaaaggaCTTACAAATAGAGACAGTCTAAATTGCTTtcttattatgtaaataaaaaatgtcttaatataaatttgaatttctttttcaaGAACCAAAAATAGACGATTGGTTTTACTGTAGAcctgttactattactattgacTAGAAGAAACAAGACAGCTTACGGGCAAATCCTCAGTCACATGAAACGAGCTAGCAGTTTacccttttttcaaaaaaataacaaataaaaaaaatatttaaaaaaatcatatttacgaTGCAAATGCTttgctcattaatattaatcGCGTTATATGATATTCGCCGTTAGGGACTGATTTTTATGATGCTAAAATACCAAATTCCACTTTAAAAGAGCTTGGCCCGTGAAATAGTcgtcaaaacaaaaactaattaaccaaataattaaataaacaagaagcTCAGAACACCAAACAACATACACACTAACGTCAtctattaaatattcatgagttcGCAGTCAAAGGATTCGTTTGCTGGTTGCTAACATCACAGGCAACGGTCCTCCCTACAACAGAAGCGATTTATTCGTTGATCCTGTTATATATCAGCTTCTACCTGAGTTAAGGTTTGTTTCTAGTCGCAGGGCAAGCGATTGTGCTTTGCTGCAAAGCTGAGGGGGGAAAGTAAAACACCGTTACACAACCCTCTTAACTTAGCGTCCTTTTGAGTTGTGCTGTTAAGGGATAGCTTAAATCGGAAAATCATAAATAATGCCATTACATGATTTTTAGTCAGTCAAATCtgataatattgtaattaatCGACTTGTGGAGCCATTTAAATTAGCTTGTTTTGGGCTTTTGTTAGCCTACGGTGTTTGTCAATAACAAATCAGTGATGAAAAgtggaaacagtgataaaaaacgtaaaaaaagtttttttttcaaaggtaaaAATAAGGGATTTATTTTACCTTGACATAGTAGGCTATATCTAGCCTCTTGCTTGTTTTTCTACAAAGACCATACAATAAGTGTAGGTCAATACTGAATTAGGTTCCTGTGCGCATTACAATATTTCTAGAACTTTTCCTTTTAAAACTAACAAATCCTCTTGCTTTATGTCTCTCTCTCATAGTTTCTGTGATGCAGAAACCAGCTGTGGTGAACACCAGCTTCAAGCCCATCATCGTTAACAGAGTGGTGGTCCGAGACAAAGTGTTTCTGCATAGACTGGGCAAAGTGCTGAAACTTAAGTGGCTACTTGGCAAGGAAGTCCAGGCATGAATAGACTCACTTGCCTACACTGCCAGTCACACAATAATTgacacattaattattttttgtaggcTGGAAACATTATATTGAAACTTACCATTAATTGTACAGACCTGTTATTCAAAGGAACAACTGTCCAGACaacttaaatgtaatattttacgtCCATAGCTTTGATTCCATCCCGACTTCATTGTAATTGCCGACTTCAACCAGTTTCTCCTGTTCTTTGATCATATGTAAAGTTGAACTTTATATGAATCTTATTAATATAGGTCCACTGTGCTTGAAATTACTCTGCTATCTCTTAGATAAGGAGATCTCTCGTTGACAGAATCATACCGTGTTTTGCTTGCGTAGCTGTGGAAAACAATGATTTCTTCTCTCTAAGCGCCCTCCTAGAGAAGGTTACTAAACTTCAGGTTTCCTAAACTAAAATTGTGGACAGcaaaaaatttgtatttaaaccTATTTTGTACCCAAAgtgatttctttattatttatttaagatggATGTCAATTGCGGTACCTATGATGATGTCACACCTCTTCATACAGCCTGTGAGTTGGGGAACTTAGATATGATTAAGTTCCTGCTAGCAAAGGGAGCATCTCTTAAGGTGAACCGTTTTGGACACTGCCCATTTTACATGGCCATTAAGAGCAGGTATTTACAGTACACCTCTGTGATCTGAAATCAGTTGATTGAGCtgacatttttgattagtaaagtATGTCAACTTCTATTTCATCTATGTGTATGTGTTGCTCCTGTCTGGGCTTTAAAGAGTGCTGCAGGggtgacatatttttgtaggccataACCTGGAAAATGAGTGAGCATTTAAGCGCTTCCAGTTTTATTGTCCTGAAGTCAACAGGATTTTTGGTTAAACGTCTGAAACTTTTAAGAAAGAACTCTTAtctttttagaaaatgttttcacattttattctacaacataaaatacatcagtaatacccccTTTTTTTTATAGGTACTTAATTCAGCTCACTCCATCTATGCAATTGCTTACTTTTACAGCCTTATCACACTCTCTCAAACTATTCAGactcaaactttcagggaaaagttttttttttttttttttaataaagaccaAAAGAGTTGTCGGAATCATACACTTGTTGGCCACATAGTGTATTTTCTGCACTATACCAAAAGCAAAATCCCATTGTTGAGGGAACCAGCATGAGTCCAACTtccgggttggcctacaaaaatattatCACTGCAGTTATTGACAGCTGCCCATTTCACTATTGGGAATTCTAGCTCAGTTTAATTCAAACTAACAGTAGAGGGCAGTAAAACCATTTGTACATTTAAGTGTAACTGTGTTTCCAGCACATACATAGACTGGTGTTTCTCTTAGGTGCTGTCATGCTGTCAAACTCCTGCACATGAAAGAAGCCACTGTTAATCTGCACCCTGTGAGAATTGCCATGGAAATGATCCAGTAAGCTTTAATCACATAATATCTCACTACTTCCCCTTGTAATAtgctttataatatatttttatatgtctatGAGCTTATTTTTGTGTAACCTGTCACTCTACAGAGCGGTACAGAAAAGAGATTACCCTCTGCTGCGTGCCTGGGCTCTATCAGGTGTCGACATGGACACTAAAGACTATGATGGACGTACAGTAATGCATGAGGCCGTTTATCTGAAAGACAAGTCTATGATCACCAAACTACTGGAATATGGAGCCACGCCACTGGTATGAACTACCATCTGTTTGGACAGTACtattttttttaggcttttaatgtttgttaaatacATCCCTATTTTTTAACC is a window of Cyprinus carpio isolate SPL01 chromosome B1, ASM1834038v1, whole genome shotgun sequence DNA encoding:
- the si:dkey-9i23.16 gene encoding uncharacterized protein si:dkey-9i23.16 isoform X2; protein product: MSSNQMPSADLDPPKFHRLFKFYDPEVVALTTILLGLFQLLLTIPAYNISLDIKYFFMCPLCVGSVSVIAGSFGMASERTPKRELLKNSLISGLAGLVGTLIGLIMYGYAASTSLDIPPCSHESLEYHTCPETIFQNFYKTISGQLLFYNIAALVLHCFLSFSAFKGLRIH
- the si:dkey-9i23.16 gene encoding uncharacterized protein si:dkey-9i23.16 isoform X1, producing MIWTLKCFCFLVPQLNFRWVVRMSSNQMPSADLDPPKFHRLFKFYDPEVVALTTILLGLFQLLLTIPAYNISLDIKYFFMCPLCVGSVSVIAGSFGMASERTPKRELLKNSLISGLAGLVGTLIGLIMYGYAASTSLDIPPCSHESLEYHTCPETIFQNFYKTISGQLLFYNIAALVLHCFLSFSAFKGLRIH
- the si:dkey-9i23.16 gene encoding uncharacterized protein si:dkey-9i23.16 isoform X3; amino-acid sequence: MLTTILLGLFQLLLTIPAYNISLDIKYFFMCPLCVGSVSVIAGSFGMASERTPKRELLKNSLISGLAGLVGTLIGLIMYGYAASTSLDIPPCSHESLEYHTCPETIFQNFYKTISGQLLFYNIAALVLHCFLSFSAFKGLRIH
- the tmem176 gene encoding transmembrane protein 176 isoform X2, with the translated sequence MTLTVSPDLSVNTSPTQVEEKLQNKQKALRDSIEKGEPKIFGVAQIGIGLLIISYSIPLLSIERTMILNFGVPWWSGFMFVVSGAAAIALEKYANLKAVSVCLAVSALTIIISVIALVLYYADIALNPATVCYEGPSKMCYHQYYATHRIEDNYLHGQYGPDRNVLCFYSYTV
- the tmem176 gene encoding transmembrane protein 176 isoform X1; the protein is MTLTVSPDLSVNTSPTQVEEKLQNKQKALRDSIEKGEPKIFGVAQIGIGLLIISYSIPLLSIERTMILNFGVPWWSGFMFVVSGAAAIALEKYANLKAVSVCLAVSALTIIISVIALVLYYADIALNPATVCYEGPSKMCYHQYYATHFSTGLKTTISMVSMVQTGMSSAFTVILYSQRRNFTGYATVSE
- the tmem176 gene encoding transmembrane protein 176 isoform X3; protein product: MTLTVSPDLSVNTSPTQVEEKLQNKQKALRDSIEKGEPKIFGVAQIGIGLLIISYSIPLLSIERTMILNFGVPWWSGFMFVVSGAAAIALEKYANLKAVSVCLAVSALTIIISVIALVLYYADIALNPATVCYEGPSKMCYHQYYATTVSE
- the si:dkey-9i23.14 gene encoding potassium channel GORK isoform X2 — translated: MQKPAVVNTSFKPIIVNRVVVRDKVFLHRLGKVLKLKWLLGKEVQMDVNCGTYDDVTPLHTACELGNLDMIKFLLAKGASLKVNRFGHCPFYMAIKSRCCHAVKLLHMKEATVNLHPVRIAMEMIQAVQKRDYPLLRAWALSGVDMDTKDYDGRTVMHEAVYLKDKSMITKLLEYGATPLEKDVWGQTAMDNARNETAIMGLFDPLFTVCCPTKEDYLLYKANHRQIKK
- the si:dkey-9i23.14 gene encoding potassium channel GORK isoform X1 — translated: MQKPAVVNTSFKPIIVNRVVVRDKVFLHRLGKVLKLKWLLGKEVQIRRSLVDRIIPCFACVAVENNDFFSLSALLEKMDVNCGTYDDVTPLHTACELGNLDMIKFLLAKGASLKVNRFGHCPFYMAIKSRCCHAVKLLHMKEATVNLHPVRIAMEMIQAVQKRDYPLLRAWALSGVDMDTKDYDGRTVMHEAVYLKDKSMITKLLEYGATPLEKDVWGQTAMDNARNETAIMGLFDPLFTVCCPTKEDYLLYKANHRQIKK